A genome region from Gardnerella vaginalis includes the following:
- a CDS encoding DUF2178 domain-containing protein yields MKKQKTQNFWYIGYVIGVCGLILALTLKLNESVEIALSAVFVAIISLSHVKIMHYKMMEKDHNYKINVNDERNEKIKDKVNATMAFILMHLMGIIAIIAFITKAYLPAALLAISIAFSPLIMFFINKYYEKKY; encoded by the coding sequence ATGAAAAAACAAAAAACACAGAATTTTTGGTACATAGGATATGTAATAGGAGTTTGCGGACTAATTCTTGCACTGACTCTTAAACTGAACGAATCCGTAGAAATTGCACTGTCAGCTGTTTTTGTTGCAATTATCTCACTTTCACACGTAAAAATCATGCACTATAAGATGATGGAAAAAGACCACAACTACAAAATAAACGTGAACGATGAAAGAAACGAGAAAATCAAAGATAAAGTAAATGCAACAATGGCATTCATACTGATGCACCTAATGGGAATAATTGCCATAATTGCATTTATCACAAAAGCATATTTGCCAGCTGCTCTTTTAGCTATTTCAATTGCCTTTTCTCCATTAATCATGTTTTTTATCAACAAATATTATGAGAAAAAATATTAA
- a CDS encoding helix-turn-helix transcriptional regulator encodes MKNRLEQIRKEKGITQEELADALEVSRQTIGSLENGRYNPSIILAYKIAKYFDLTIEEIFIYEEDKK; translated from the coding sequence GTGAAAAATAGACTTGAACAAATCAGAAAAGAAAAAGGCATAACACAAGAAGAACTTGCAGACGCACTTGAAGTATCAAGACAGACAATCGGTTCTTTGGAAAATGGAAGATACAACCCGTCAATCATATTGGCATACAAAATTGCCAAGTACTTTGATTTAACAATCGAAGAAATATTTATCTACGAGGAAGATAAAAAATGA